The following proteins come from a genomic window of Nicotiana tomentosiformis chromosome 12, ASM39032v3, whole genome shotgun sequence:
- the LOC138902896 gene encoding uncharacterized protein: MANVLADSMSRKAESMGSLALIPVVERPLAMDVQELANRLVRLDILELSRVLDCIVSRSSLFKRIKDRRYDDPHLLVLRDIVQRGGAKEVTVGDDDVFATKMYRDLKLHYWWTRIKKDIVGHVARCLNCQHVKYEHQRPGGLLQKIDIPE, encoded by the exons ATGGCTAATGTGTTAGCAGACTCcatgagcagaaaggcagagagtatggggagTTTAGCACTCATTCCAGTTGTTGAGAGGCCTTTAGCGATGGATGTTCAGGAGTTGGCCAATAGgttggtgagattggatattttagagctgAGTAGAGTCCTTGATTGTATTGTTTCACGATCATCCTTATTTAAGCGCATTAAGGATCGCCgatatgatgatccacatttgcttgtccttagggacatagtgcagcgaggtggtgctaaggaggtgaccGTTGGTGATGATGATGTATT tgccacgaagatgtatcgtgatttgaagtTGCATTATTGGTGGACaaggataaagaaggacattgttggacATGTTGCACgatgtttgaactgtcagcacgtcaagtatgagcaccagagaccaGGCGGTTTACTTCAGAAGATTGATATACCGGAGTGA